In Luteitalea sp. TBR-22, one genomic interval encodes:
- a CDS encoding RNA polymerase sigma factor: MKPVTLDWAGVSDAEAALVSRCLAGDELACTELVETHQRMVFQLAYHLLGDKEEALDLSQDVFLTVFRMLDRFRGQSALRTWIYRIVVNQARNRQRWWRRRYQSAQVPLDVHVSAHGDLASPADECGPERLLRQKEQAERVWQALRELPFDQRTALVLREIDGLSYEEIGFSLNVAVGTVKSRLARARQLLRAELQQS; the protein is encoded by the coding sequence ATGAAGCCCGTCACACTCGACTGGGCCGGTGTCAGTGACGCCGAGGCCGCGCTGGTGTCGCGTTGCCTGGCGGGCGACGAACTGGCCTGCACCGAGCTGGTGGAGACCCACCAGCGCATGGTGTTCCAGCTCGCCTATCACCTCCTGGGCGACAAGGAAGAAGCCCTCGATCTGTCGCAGGACGTCTTCCTCACCGTCTTCCGGATGCTCGATCGCTTCCGTGGACAGTCTGCCCTCCGCACCTGGATCTACCGCATCGTCGTCAACCAGGCCCGCAACCGACAACGCTGGTGGCGTCGGCGCTACCAGTCGGCGCAGGTCCCCCTTGATGTCCACGTCTCGGCGCATGGCGACCTGGCGTCGCCGGCCGATGAATGTGGCCCCGAGCGGTTGTTGCGCCAGAAGGAACAGGCCGAGCGCGTGTGGCAGGCGCTGCGTGAACTGCCGTTCGACCAGCGCACGGCCCTCGTGCTCCGGGAGATCGACGGCCTCAGCTACGAGGAGATCGGCTTCTCGCTGAACGTCGCCGTCGGCACCGTCAAGTCGCGGCTGGCGCGGGCGCGCCAGTTGCTGCGTGCGGAGTTGCAGCAGTCATGA
- a CDS encoding zf-HC2 domain-containing protein: MTTTACHDIVEHLSAYRDGELSVTEDIDVGQHLRECEACRRVLEDLDDLGQMLRGRAAQASATIGDEPIRRGLAGAVVSRVLAEQEQSWPVRLREAFDDMHLVWAGLSATAAVVVCAGVAAALVLFAPAAERSDSLRAMFTMMALPGTELEPLPLAPGMEAPRVSPDAIMPLMLANDLSSADDEEVEVAISAVVTREGRIEQTTLLEGSDSHQLVQSLEDSARFQPASRAGSPVAVSLVWLVSHTTVRPPMVKPQSSRRLPTDIST; the protein is encoded by the coding sequence ATGACCACCACAGCGTGTCACGACATCGTCGAGCACCTGTCGGCGTACAGGGACGGGGAACTGTCGGTCACCGAGGACATCGACGTCGGCCAGCACCTGCGGGAGTGCGAAGCCTGCCGGCGGGTCCTGGAGGATCTCGACGACCTCGGGCAGATGCTGCGCGGCCGCGCGGCGCAGGCCTCGGCCACGATTGGCGACGAGCCGATCCGGCGGGGACTGGCCGGCGCCGTGGTGAGTCGCGTGCTCGCCGAGCAGGAGCAGTCCTGGCCGGTGCGCCTGCGCGAGGCCTTCGACGACATGCACCTGGTCTGGGCCGGGTTGAGCGCGACGGCCGCGGTGGTGGTCTGCGCCGGTGTCGCGGCCGCCCTGGTGTTGTTCGCGCCCGCCGCCGAGCGGTCCGACTCGCTCCGCGCCATGTTCACGATGATGGCGCTGCCCGGCACCGAACTCGAGCCGCTGCCGCTCGCGCCGGGGATGGAGGCGCCTCGTGTGTCGCCCGACGCCATCATGCCGCTGATGCTGGCCAATGACCTTTCGTCGGCCGACGACGAGGAGGTCGAGGTCGCGATTTCGGCAGTGGTGACTCGCGAGGGGCGCATCGAGCAGACGACGCTGCTCGAGGGCTCCGACAGCCATCAACTGGTCCAGTCGCTCGAGGACTCGGCGCGCTTCCAGCCGGCCAGTCGCGCTGGCAGTCCCGTTGCCGTGAGCCTGGTGTGGCTGGTGAGTCACACCACCGTGCGGCCGCCGATGGTCAAGCCGCAATCGTCGCGCCGGCTGCCGACCGACATCTCCACGTAG